Proteins encoded in a region of the Petroclostridium xylanilyticum genome:
- a CDS encoding RNA-guided endonuclease InsQ/TnpB family protein: MKLAFKFKPKLNEEQLKIIEELSFHTTKLYNIVNYDLRENGFKPYVEIEKIYKNNWHCDYLHSHTRQHCFKVVEQNWESYFASIKDYKENKSKYNGVPKPPKFKNTDKRKNEIIFTNLAIRFKENRLMLSLSKTVQKKFEVESLNFEVSDKLQSLINWDEIQQVRIKWDNSLKQWYLIIIYNKQELEKAKETNVMAIDLGLDNLATLTFKEGNQSYLFCGKKLKSINAFVNKKISYYQSIEMKKIGSDKFKNTKMINSLRRYRENYINDYLHKVSKNIIDKAIEHNVYKIVIGKIEGLKLNMNYNKSFVQIPIQKLAELIKYKAKLQGIEVKFKEESYTSGCSAFDLEPINKKYYNKTRRVVRGLFKSNFGLVNADVNGSLNILRKEEKCIPEIVKTMRDKGRVSSPLRVRVAC; this comes from the coding sequence GTGAAATTAGCATTCAAATTTAAACCTAAATTAAACGAAGAACAATTAAAGATTATAGAAGAATTATCATTTCATACAACAAAACTCTATAACATAGTTAATTATGATTTAAGAGAAAATGGATTTAAGCCTTATGTTGAAATTGAAAAGATATATAAAAATAATTGGCACTGTGATTATTTACATAGCCATACAAGACAACATTGTTTTAAAGTGGTAGAGCAAAATTGGGAATCTTATTTTGCAAGTATTAAAGATTATAAGGAGAATAAAAGTAAATATAATGGAGTTCCAAAACCTCCAAAATTTAAAAATACAGATAAAAGAAAGAATGAGATTATATTTACCAATCTTGCTATAAGATTTAAAGAAAATAGGCTAATGTTATCTCTTTCCAAAACAGTTCAGAAAAAATTTGAGGTAGAGAGTTTAAATTTTGAGGTTTCAGATAAACTTCAAAGCCTTATAAATTGGGATGAGATACAACAAGTAAGAATTAAGTGGGATAATTCTTTAAAACAATGGTATTTAATTATAATTTACAATAAGCAAGAGTTAGAAAAAGCAAAAGAAACTAATGTTATGGCTATAGATTTAGGTTTAGATAATCTTGCAACGTTAACATTTAAAGAAGGTAATCAAAGTTACTTGTTTTGTGGTAAAAAACTTAAAAGTATAAATGCTTTTGTAAACAAGAAAATTTCTTATTATCAAAGTATTGAAATGAAAAAAATAGGTTCTGATAAATTCAAAAATACTAAAATGATTAATTCATTAAGAAGATACAGAGAAAATTATATCAATGATTATCTTCATAAAGTAAGTAAAAATATTATAGATAAAGCAATAGAGCATAATGTTTACAAAATTGTTATAGGCAAAATTGAAGGACTTAAACTAAATATGAATTATAATAAATCGTTTGTTCAAATACCTATACAAAAATTAGCAGAACTAATTAAGTATAAGGCTAAATTACAAGGGATTGAGGTTAAATTTAAGGAAGAGAGTTATACAAGTGGGTGCAGTGCTTTCGATTTAGAACCTATAAATAAAAAATACTATAACAAAACTCGTAGAGTAGTTAGAGGACTTTTTAAATCAAACTTTGGATTAGTAAATGCAGATGTTAATGGAAGTTTAAATATACTAAGAAAAGAAGAGAAATGTATTCCCGAAATAGTAAAAACTATGAGGGATAAAGGGAGAGTGTCCTCCCCGTTGAG
- a CDS encoding ribbon-helix-helix domain-containing protein, whose protein sequence is MARKNINTTIDEDLYTEIKILAIKLKVNANDLIEEGMKYVIEKYTRMFNF, encoded by the coding sequence ATGGCAAGAAAAAATATTAATACAACAATAGATGAAGATTTATATACTGAAATTAAAATATTGGCTATTAAATTAAAAGTCAATGCTAACGACTTAATCGAAGAAGGTATGAAATATGTCATTGAAAAATACACAAGAATGTTTAATTTTTAG